Proteins encoded within one genomic window of Nonomuraea gerenzanensis:
- a CDS encoding lysophospholipid acyltransferase family protein, with protein sequence MLYEVVKFAAAPLTHAVCRPHISGAAHVPRSGPAILAANHLSVLDSFLLPALLPRHVTFTAKNEYFDGNPVSGFFMRLGGSLPIDRESAHAAQAMLDDAAALLERGELFGIHPEGTRSPDGRLYRGKIGVAWLALKTGAPVLPVALSGTDKVLPYGAKVPRPARIGITIGAPMTFEGDHANARDRRRVTDEIMAAIQKLSGQEYVPTYATSYKASNGMP encoded by the coding sequence TTGCTGTACGAAGTGGTCAAGTTCGCCGCCGCACCTCTCACGCACGCGGTGTGCAGGCCGCACATCTCGGGCGCGGCTCACGTGCCGAGGAGCGGGCCCGCGATCCTGGCCGCCAACCACCTGTCGGTGCTCGACTCGTTCCTGCTCCCCGCGCTGCTGCCCCGGCACGTGACGTTCACCGCCAAGAACGAGTACTTCGACGGCAACCCGGTCTCCGGCTTCTTCATGCGGCTGGGCGGCAGCCTGCCGATCGACCGGGAGAGCGCGCACGCCGCCCAGGCCATGCTCGACGACGCCGCCGCGCTGCTGGAGCGGGGCGAGCTGTTCGGCATCCACCCCGAGGGCACCCGCTCCCCCGACGGCCGCCTCTACCGCGGCAAGATCGGGGTGGCCTGGCTGGCGCTGAAGACCGGCGCCCCGGTGCTGCCGGTGGCGCTCAGCGGCACCGACAAGGTGCTGCCCTACGGGGCCAAGGTGCCCAGGCCCGCGCGGATCGGCATCACCATCGGGGCGCCGATGACGTTCGAGGGCGACCACGCCAACGCGCGTGACCGGCGGCGGGTGACCGACGAGATCATGGCGGCCATCCAGAAGCTGTCCGGGCAGGAGTACGTCCCGACCTATGCCACCAGTTACAAGGCTTCGAATGGAATGCCCTGA